A single Mobula hypostoma chromosome 26, sMobHyp1.1, whole genome shotgun sequence DNA region contains:
- the cdca8 gene encoding borealin has product MPSKRKATGRKNNSLDLKKHEKLQAFLKDFDIEVERRKREMEKALNNMLITVEAHYSRAIMKLPQSVRQMNYLEYLAMGGSAEAVAAAEQKRINAAYLEVEAIESEILKDAAQMKTTRKRKQKAKHANDTVVNESENVSPAAKMLRKAKHGVTFSAKSRPPCTANGRTRRTSRTKGLSSTNTADIWGPTPLITPKFNPRLPKTATRVRKLGERVFSFTGSPLADSAEMIISVPTGDGQSKQFIASKITSTDLSQLDDHTLKSFEQLSHQLNEVMKMRK; this is encoded by the exons ATGCCATCAAAACGAAAAGCAACTGGTCGCAAAAATAATTCACTGGACTTAAAGAAGCATGAAAAACTTCAGGCTTTTCTAAAGGATTTTGACATTGAAG TTGAACGGCGGAAAAGAGAGATGGAGAAAGCTTTGAACAATATGCTCATTACAGTAGAAGCACATTACAGTCGTGCAATTATGAAACTTCCACAGTCTGTGAGACAAATGAACTATTTGGAATACCTCG CTATGGGTGGAAGTGCAGAGGCAGTGGCTGCAGCTGAACAA AAACGTATTAATGCTGCCTATTTAGAAGTTGAAGCCATTGAATCGGAGATCTTGAAAGATGCTGCACAAATGAAGACTACAAGAAAAC GTAAACAAAAAGCAAAGCATGCCAATGACACAGTTGTAAACGAGAGTGAAAATGTTTCTCCAGCAGCCAAAATGTTACGAAAA GCTAAGCACGGCGTTACCTTCTCAGCTAAAAGTAGACCTCCGTGTACGGCAAATGGTCGGACTAGAAG GACAAGTCGGACCAAAGGACTCAGCTCTACAAATACTGCTGATATTTGGGGACCCACGCCACTGATAACACCCAAGTTTAATCCACG ACTGCCAAAGACAGCAACTCGTGTGCGGAAATTAGGGGAGCGTGTATTTAGTTTCACAGGAAGCCCACTTGCTGATTCCGCAGAAATGATCATCAGTGTGCCAACTGGGGATGGACAG AGCAAGCAATTTATAGCCAGTAAAATTACCAGCACAGACTTAAGTCAACTGGATGACCACACGCTTAAATCTTTTGAACAACTATCA CATCAACTCAATGAAGTGATGAAGATGAGAAAGTGA